A window of the Cystobacter fuscus genome harbors these coding sequences:
- a CDS encoding TIGR04551 family protein yields MSSNALLAALLVASATAAAQTPETPPTGSPAPAPESAQPATPPSSLEPTVSTEERIRQEVERRVEAAKQEMREEIRAQLATQSLASDWQGEWMEEKRKLELFTLDGYFRLRPNLYYQFDLGKQQERRLFPSPRTNERTQSGADMRLRLEPTFNISEEVRVKAQFDVLDNLLLGSTPSTSFPSDGYYLFDLFNDRQTSPRAGLNALRDAFSVREVYGEVSTPVGLLRFGRMNAQWGLGVLRSDGNCLDCDYGDQVDRVMFVTEPLEGFYVTPMFEFNNEGRYAYPNGPDSQPVDVTKTDDVHSFVLAVARRDTPQEVKSKLDNNQGVLNYGLHVSYRSQQSSAEGLNSPAVLNPDGSVGGNVTYVPRNASLVIPDVWLRYEEKNFRVEFEVAAYLGTIGSRQNTPLAPGVEDPNQNQSLTVAEFGGAAVGEYRLLNGKLNIQLELGFASGDRAPGFGAYPGRRGSGPGGFTQPGDADGPQFRCGGTDCADSFLRNFRFNRAYRVDNILFRELIGTVTDAFYAKPTLRYTLTQGFDVFGSAIYSQAIYPQSTPSFTDRPLGLETNLGAKYETEDGFIARVDWSVLFPLSGLQDYNTGSGIQVTELKTAHAVRGTIGIRF; encoded by the coding sequence ATGTCGTCCAACGCCCTGCTGGCGGCGCTCCTCGTCGCCTCCGCCACGGCCGCCGCGCAGACGCCGGAGACGCCCCCCACGGGCTCGCCGGCCCCCGCGCCCGAGAGCGCCCAGCCCGCCACGCCGCCCTCCTCCCTGGAGCCCACCGTCTCCACCGAGGAGCGCATCCGCCAGGAGGTGGAGCGGCGCGTGGAAGCCGCCAAGCAGGAGATGCGCGAGGAGATCCGCGCCCAGCTCGCCACCCAATCCCTCGCCTCGGACTGGCAGGGGGAGTGGATGGAGGAGAAGCGCAAGCTGGAGCTCTTCACGCTGGATGGCTACTTCCGCCTGCGTCCCAACCTCTACTACCAGTTCGACCTGGGCAAGCAGCAGGAGCGCCGGCTCTTCCCCTCGCCGCGCACCAACGAGCGCACCCAGTCGGGCGCCGACATGCGCCTGCGTCTGGAGCCCACCTTCAACATCTCGGAAGAGGTGCGGGTGAAGGCCCAGTTCGACGTGCTGGACAACCTGCTCCTGGGCTCCACGCCGTCCACGAGCTTCCCGAGCGACGGCTACTACCTGTTCGACCTCTTCAATGACCGGCAGACGTCGCCCCGGGCGGGCCTCAACGCCCTGCGCGACGCGTTCTCCGTGCGCGAGGTCTACGGCGAGGTGTCCACGCCGGTGGGTCTGCTGCGCTTCGGCCGGATGAACGCGCAGTGGGGTCTGGGCGTGCTGCGCAGCGACGGCAACTGCCTGGACTGCGACTACGGCGACCAGGTGGACCGGGTCATGTTCGTCACCGAGCCCCTCGAGGGCTTCTACGTGACGCCCATGTTCGAGTTCAACAACGAGGGCCGCTACGCCTATCCGAACGGGCCGGACAGCCAGCCGGTGGACGTGACCAAGACGGACGACGTGCACAGCTTCGTGCTGGCGGTGGCCCGGCGCGACACGCCGCAGGAGGTGAAGTCCAAGCTGGACAACAACCAGGGCGTGCTCAACTACGGCCTCCACGTGAGCTACCGCAGCCAGCAGTCCTCGGCCGAGGGGCTCAACTCGCCCGCGGTGCTCAACCCGGACGGCTCGGTGGGTGGCAACGTCACCTACGTGCCGCGCAACGCCTCGCTCGTCATCCCGGACGTGTGGCTGCGCTACGAGGAGAAGAACTTCCGCGTGGAGTTCGAGGTGGCCGCCTACCTGGGCACCATCGGCAGCCGGCAGAACACGCCCCTGGCTCCCGGCGTGGAGGATCCCAACCAGAACCAGTCGCTCACCGTGGCGGAGTTCGGTGGCGCGGCGGTGGGTGAGTACCGGCTGCTCAACGGCAAGCTCAACATCCAGCTCGAGCTGGGCTTCGCGTCGGGAGATCGGGCGCCGGGCTTCGGGGCGTACCCGGGGCGGCGGGGCTCGGGTCCGGGCGGCTTCACCCAGCCGGGTGACGCGGATGGTCCGCAGTTCCGCTGCGGCGGCACCGACTGCGCCGACAGCTTCCTGCGCAACTTCCGCTTCAACCGCGCCTACCGCGTGGACAACATCCTCTTCCGCGAGCTCATCGGCACCGTGACGGACGCCTTCTACGCCAAGCCCACCCTGCGCTACACGCTCACCCAGGGCTTCGACGTCTTCGGCAGCGCCATCTACTCGCAGGCCATCTACCCCCAGTCCACGCCGTCCTTCACGGACCGGCCCCTGGGTCTGGAGACGAACCTGGGCGCGAAGTACGAGACGGAGGATGGCTTCATCGCCCGCGTGGACTGGTCCGTGCTCTTCCCGCTCAGCGGTCTGCAGGACTACAACACGG
- the mutM gene encoding bifunctional DNA-formamidopyrimidine glycosylase/DNA-(apurinic or apyrimidinic site) lyase — protein MPELPEVEIARRHLVHWLDGRRVVKADADDTRIFRGARWKDFASLRGRLLSLERRGKYLLFSFEEDRGLLAHLGMSGRFVRRPPDTPVPYSRARLHLDSEEVVHFADARMLGRMETCPASCLRSLAPIQALGFDPLADGLDVARLRDAVGGSKQELKVALMDQGRVAGLGNIHAAEALFRAGLHPSRPPASLTDAEWKRLARGVRAALDFGLREQQAEEEVRYLKEGGRNGFLVYGRAGTPCVRCGTTVESVTQGGRTTHFCPSCQPSGRVPESRAERGARTARRR, from the coding sequence ATGCCCGAGCTACCCGAAGTCGAGATCGCCCGGCGCCACCTCGTCCACTGGTTGGACGGTCGCCGCGTGGTGAAGGCCGATGCGGACGACACCCGGATCTTCCGGGGCGCGCGCTGGAAGGACTTCGCCTCCCTCCGGGGCCGGCTGCTCTCGCTGGAGCGGCGCGGCAAGTACCTCCTCTTCTCCTTCGAGGAAGATCGGGGCCTGCTCGCCCACCTGGGCATGTCGGGTCGCTTCGTGCGCCGCCCCCCGGACACCCCCGTGCCCTACAGCCGGGCTCGCCTCCACCTGGACTCCGAGGAGGTCGTCCATTTCGCCGACGCGCGCATGCTCGGGCGCATGGAGACGTGTCCCGCCTCGTGCCTGCGCTCGCTCGCGCCCATCCAGGCCCTGGGGTTCGATCCGCTCGCCGATGGCCTCGACGTCGCGCGGCTCCGGGACGCGGTGGGGGGCTCGAAGCAGGAACTGAAGGTGGCCCTGATGGACCAGGGGAGGGTGGCGGGGCTGGGCAACATCCACGCCGCCGAGGCGCTCTTCCGCGCGGGCCTGCACCCCTCGCGACCGCCCGCCTCGCTCACCGACGCCGAGTGGAAGCGCCTGGCCCGGGGGGTACGCGCCGCGCTCGACTTCGGCCTCCGGGAGCAGCAGGCCGAGGAGGAGGTGCGCTACCTCAAGGAGGGGGGCCGCAACGGCTTCCTCGTCTATGGCCGCGCCGGGACGCCGTGTGTCCGGTGTGGAACGACCGTGGAGTCCGTGACCCAGGGAGGGCGCACCACCCACTTCTGCCCCTCGTGCCAGCCCTCGGGCCGGGTCCCGGAATCCCGGGCGGAACGCGGCGCGCGCACCGCTCGCCGTCGTTGA
- a CDS encoding SIR2 family protein has translation MAYPRELVEAIRRHQVVPFVGAGISMGVKPGLFPSWPRLLEGLVERMREEVSPEDAIAEVRQRIDQGDYLTAAERAFQELGAYRFNRFLRERIRHKRPDDVDLSVVQALWELQAPVVVTTNYDDVLLWGRGDAEPVSNDQDDELNLLDLQASPSDPRVWHLHGTIHRLATLVLAGADYKRLYGDSAQPASYSHYTSALVRLREWIRSRPFLYMGFSFSDPYVLKQLEHVIGITRGRQVPSFALMKKGQIDRGALWPKYNIQLVEYEDHGAPLAESLRGLARAAFGASPAPAPVSVPQWPPARPAAAPGAFLSSPAPAPVPQAPPVMRDSSPAALASGPPPAPVPSQPSVARPALVEEYARILRSQHRLVLLAPEDGGARSLARDVAARYGEHVTWLAPPNVPDCTEAEYCRALLGGAYVKGFDALVEHLREKAERLGREHLIVLRNEWGPFEHLKRLGNTLRRMMDEPSPVDFHFLIAGGERSAWILHNVKSFSVFTGAPRREVPDLTVEEVGRYLAAQGEDSARQAKDVHEATGGHLGLLREALSSEGPRDADAITARLARSPSLRSTVRERLLQDERNDYRGERSCHAVLEKLLAGQPVEALEPLDHRVEFPEVRLYFAGLVRTDAAGRTVPRCRAVERVAREALARQDVRP, from the coding sequence ATGGCCTATCCGAGGGAGCTGGTCGAGGCGATCCGCAGGCACCAGGTCGTCCCGTTCGTGGGTGCCGGCATCAGCATGGGCGTCAAACCAGGACTGTTCCCCTCCTGGCCCAGGCTCCTGGAGGGGCTGGTCGAACGGATGCGCGAGGAGGTCAGCCCGGAGGACGCCATCGCGGAGGTTCGCCAGCGCATCGACCAGGGGGACTACCTCACCGCGGCCGAGCGGGCCTTCCAGGAGCTGGGGGCCTATCGCTTCAACCGGTTCCTGCGCGAGCGCATCCGCCACAAGCGGCCAGACGACGTGGATCTGTCCGTGGTCCAGGCCCTCTGGGAACTCCAGGCCCCCGTGGTGGTCACCACCAACTACGACGACGTCCTGCTCTGGGGCCGAGGGGACGCCGAGCCCGTCTCCAATGACCAGGATGACGAGCTGAACCTGCTGGACCTCCAGGCCTCTCCCTCGGACCCTCGCGTCTGGCACCTGCATGGCACCATCCACCGGCTCGCCACGCTGGTGCTCGCGGGCGCCGACTACAAGCGCCTCTATGGGGACTCGGCCCAGCCCGCCAGCTACTCCCACTACACGAGCGCGCTGGTGCGCCTGCGCGAGTGGATCCGCTCCAGGCCCTTTCTCTACATGGGCTTCAGCTTCAGCGACCCCTACGTGCTCAAGCAGCTCGAGCATGTCATCGGCATCACCCGGGGGCGGCAGGTTCCCAGCTTCGCGCTGATGAAGAAGGGACAGATTGATCGGGGAGCGCTCTGGCCGAAGTACAACATCCAGCTCGTCGAGTACGAGGACCACGGAGCGCCCCTGGCGGAGAGCCTGCGCGGACTCGCACGGGCGGCCTTTGGCGCCAGCCCCGCCCCCGCTCCCGTCTCCGTGCCGCAATGGCCGCCCGCGAGGCCCGCCGCCGCGCCCGGGGCCTTCCTGTCCAGCCCGGCCCCCGCGCCGGTGCCGCAAGCACCGCCCGTGATGCGCGACTCGAGCCCCGCGGCCCTCGCGTCCGGCCCGCCCCCCGCGCCGGTGCCGTCCCAGCCGTCCGTGGCCCGGCCCGCGCTGGTGGAGGAGTACGCGCGCATCCTCCGGAGCCAGCATCGGCTGGTGCTGCTCGCCCCCGAGGACGGCGGGGCCCGGTCACTCGCCCGGGACGTGGCGGCGCGGTATGGGGAGCACGTCACCTGGCTGGCGCCCCCGAATGTCCCCGACTGCACCGAGGCCGAGTACTGCCGGGCGCTCCTGGGAGGAGCCTACGTCAAGGGCTTCGACGCGTTGGTGGAGCACCTGCGCGAGAAGGCCGAGCGGCTCGGGCGCGAGCACCTGATCGTTCTGCGCAACGAGTGGGGGCCATTCGAGCACCTCAAACGGCTCGGCAACACGCTGCGCCGGATGATGGACGAGCCCTCGCCGGTGGACTTCCACTTCCTCATCGCGGGGGGCGAACGCTCGGCGTGGATCCTCCACAACGTGAAGAGCTTCTCCGTGTTCACGGGAGCCCCCCGGCGCGAGGTGCCGGATCTCACGGTGGAGGAAGTGGGACGCTATCTGGCCGCCCAGGGTGAGGACTCGGCACGACAAGCGAAGGACGTTCACGAAGCCACGGGAGGTCATCTGGGGCTGCTCCGGGAAGCCTTGAGCAGCGAAGGGCCGCGCGATGCGGATGCGATCACGGCACGGCTGGCGCGCAGCCCCTCGCTGCGAAGCACGGTGCGGGAGCGCCTGCTCCAGGACGAACGCAATGACTATCGAGGGGAGCGCAGTTGCCACGCGGTGCTCGAGAAGCTGCTTGCCGGACAACCCGTGGAGGCGCTGGAGCCGCTCGATCACCGGGTGGAGTTCCCCGAGGTGCGGCTGTACTTCGCGGGGCTGGTGCGCACGGACGCGGCGGGAAGGACCGTGCCGCGATGCAGGGCCGTGGAACGCGTAGCCCGCGAGGCGCTGGCGCGGCAGGACGTGCGCCCCTGA
- a CDS encoding serine/threonine protein kinase codes for MKPRRLPDLRPGTEIEGMVVQSFLGAGGYGTVYLARQMNSGRLCAVKFIPMGSAEAWGQREFAILLRLQHLNLVSLGGWGYWPEERHEYLWLRLAYIPGKTLDEWAWEHHPDAWTAAGKILGVGRGLAVAHHAQVVHRDVKEANILVREGDGEAVLVDFGAGHYARAPTITHGMFPPGTLEYRSPEAWRFRLEHAHDKGARYRAGPADDLYALGVVLYWLLTWRHPFGVTEDEDSIRAIIETPPLPPHIVNPRVPKALSAVCLKLLEKSPENRYPSAVALCEALETLRAQADDTWRVPLQDRPRPQQRREGLPRWPSGKALRRSVLWGGLVLGSVVVGWAALRSTSSGLLPTQGIASGREVASSGPLPEADGTAATPPAAAAPSAASTQDDAPVNKQKTDRISDDRKQKAKVATRGACAGLVGVALQACVGAQQQVAPKRPPPPEECPPGAVEAMTGRLGLYIGDDYGTIVNREYGGPLTVREGEVTFSVWGDHEGLVDKTLVLGRLYLVPGRVYGRFTRVILPTGESYPVCMELWEGSDRLLGSRLEKGSTPDNVLIHSLERLMAVKRFK; via the coding sequence GTGAAGCCGCGGCGCCTGCCCGATCTGCGCCCGGGCACCGAGATCGAGGGGATGGTGGTGCAATCCTTCCTGGGGGCCGGTGGCTACGGCACCGTGTACCTGGCCAGGCAGATGAACTCGGGACGTTTGTGCGCCGTGAAATTCATTCCCATGGGGAGCGCGGAGGCATGGGGACAACGCGAGTTCGCCATCCTCTTGCGGCTACAGCACCTCAACCTCGTCTCCTTGGGAGGGTGGGGCTACTGGCCCGAGGAGCGGCACGAGTACCTGTGGCTGCGGCTCGCATACATCCCGGGAAAAACCCTGGACGAGTGGGCCTGGGAGCACCATCCCGACGCGTGGACGGCCGCTGGGAAGATCCTGGGCGTGGGCCGGGGATTGGCGGTGGCGCACCATGCCCAGGTGGTGCACCGGGACGTCAAGGAGGCCAACATCCTGGTGCGAGAGGGCGATGGCGAAGCGGTGCTGGTGGACTTCGGAGCTGGCCACTACGCACGAGCGCCTACCATCACCCACGGCATGTTCCCTCCGGGCACGCTCGAGTACCGCAGCCCCGAGGCCTGGCGCTTCCGGCTCGAACACGCCCACGACAAGGGAGCTCGCTACCGGGCGGGTCCCGCCGATGACCTGTACGCCCTCGGGGTGGTGCTCTACTGGCTGCTCACGTGGCGCCATCCCTTCGGGGTGACGGAAGACGAGGACTCCATTCGGGCCATCATCGAGACGCCTCCCCTGCCCCCGCACATCGTCAACCCGCGCGTCCCCAAGGCCCTGAGCGCCGTGTGCCTGAAGCTGCTGGAGAAGAGCCCCGAGAACCGCTACCCGAGCGCCGTGGCCCTGTGCGAGGCGCTGGAGACCCTACGGGCGCAGGCAGATGACACCTGGAGGGTTCCCTTACAGGACAGGCCTCGCCCACAGCAGAGGCGCGAGGGACTCCCGCGCTGGCCGAGTGGGAAGGCGCTTCGCCGGAGCGTGCTCTGGGGGGGATTGGTCCTGGGCAGTGTGGTGGTCGGCTGGGCTGCCCTACGCTCGACGTCGTCTGGACTCCTCCCCACGCAAGGGATTGCTTCCGGACGGGAAGTGGCGTCCTCGGGGCCCCTACCGGAAGCTGACGGGACCGCGGCAACACCCCCCGCGGCCGCCGCCCCTTCCGCGGCATCGACCCAGGACGACGCCCCCGTGAACAAGCAGAAGACAGACCGAATCTCGGATGACAGGAAGCAGAAGGCGAAGGTCGCCACTCGAGGTGCGTGCGCGGGCCTCGTGGGAGTGGCGTTGCAGGCCTGCGTCGGTGCGCAGCAGCAAGTGGCACCCAAGCGTCCTCCTCCGCCCGAGGAATGCCCGCCAGGCGCCGTCGAGGCAATGACCGGCAGGTTGGGTCTGTATATTGGTGATGATTACGGCACCATAGTCAACCGGGAATACGGGGGGCCGCTCACCGTGCGTGAGGGAGAGGTCACCTTTTCCGTGTGGGGAGATCATGAGGGACTGGTGGACAAAACCCTTGTCTTGGGTCGGCTTTATCTGGTGCCAGGACGCGTCTATGGCCGCTTCACCCGGGTCATCCTGCCCACGGGCGAAAGCTACCCTGTCTGCATGGAACTCTGGGAAGGTTCGGACCGGTTGCTCGGCTCGCGATTGGAGAAGGGGAGTACGCCGGACAACGTCCTGATCCACTCGCTTGAGCGGCTGATGGCCGTGAAGCGCTTCAAGTAA
- a CDS encoding DUF2381 family protein, producing MPSLPLASLLSLVLSTDVGDTARPHLLDCMGESFGVELSAEPGSRAAKVCIHPGSGTLFLFDSPLLAKSVEVQQRERFVDVAVGNRSITLMPPTDIQPGERFSVQVRFADDVPPTSATFELVAHPSWAAKQVSVVHPPVGVKNCPEEPRTGGHGPGLTGLLAEGVIAQAGTGVEAKDLSKENTCPTGQVISWGRIFSYLSTTSRKQAGQPLLRLALAVELSNHGMTAWMPTRAALGRAGQRAKELSVWTARPLPPGTSRHWVMMETEQTEDEARQVYTLDIWDDSGSRRVSIGHVAFP from the coding sequence ATGCCCTCCTTGCCTCTTGCGTCCCTCCTCTCGCTGGTGTTGAGCACAGACGTCGGCGACACAGCGCGCCCACACCTCCTCGACTGCATGGGGGAATCCTTTGGTGTCGAGCTGTCCGCCGAGCCCGGAAGCAGAGCAGCGAAGGTATGCATCCATCCAGGGTCCGGCACGCTGTTCCTCTTCGATTCACCTCTGCTCGCGAAGAGTGTGGAGGTGCAACAGCGAGAGCGTTTCGTGGATGTGGCCGTCGGGAACCGCAGCATCACGCTCATGCCACCAACGGACATTCAGCCCGGTGAGCGATTTTCGGTGCAGGTGCGCTTCGCGGATGACGTGCCCCCCACGAGCGCGACTTTCGAGTTGGTTGCCCATCCCTCCTGGGCCGCGAAACAGGTGTCGGTGGTCCACCCCCCCGTCGGCGTGAAGAACTGCCCAGAGGAGCCACGAACCGGGGGTCATGGTCCAGGCCTCACGGGGCTGCTTGCCGAGGGGGTCATTGCACAGGCTGGGACCGGCGTGGAGGCCAAAGACCTCTCAAAGGAAAATACCTGCCCCACGGGGCAGGTGATCTCCTGGGGACGGATCTTCAGCTATCTCTCCACGACCTCACGAAAACAAGCAGGACAGCCCTTGCTGCGATTGGCTTTGGCCGTGGAGCTGAGCAACCACGGGATGACCGCCTGGATGCCCACGCGTGCGGCGCTGGGCAGAGCGGGCCAGAGGGCGAAGGAGCTGAGCGTCTGGACAGCCAGACCCCTTCCCCCTGGGACATCCAGGCACTGGGTCATGATGGAGACGGAGCAAACGGAGGACGAGGCACGGCAGGTCTATACCCTCGACATCTGGGATGACAGCGGGAGCCGCCGCGTCTCGATAGGACACGTGGCCTTCCCCTGA
- a CDS encoding ATP-binding protein, with amino-acid sequence MKDDHLFFGREREVRAIADRTSRNFLVVGQRQMGKSSLLLAVLRRLQARADVDVRYLELSDADLHRRLAREQKALLPGDALPPFMDLASGTASRPRVWLINEADGFIQADVRANYPVVQAMRALSEEGRAYFVLAGFWDLYQAVVLDERQPLRNFGEHLRLEPLDARSALALVTEPLAALGLPWDAPTTPEHLLQQAGCRANLLVLACKALVETLPPEAHVLTRAHLERVLHEDKDLRDQCRRWRGDHPLHRAVVRQALLRDRPTRDEVRQALKARGTNISAVDFDEAMDHRELSYVLVPDGEGRLYCPVPLMRRYIESERGLETGLAEDLDDLRRGFSEVPPPA; translated from the coding sequence GTGAAGGACGACCACCTGTTCTTCGGCCGCGAGCGCGAGGTGCGCGCCATCGCGGACCGGACCTCGCGCAACTTCCTCGTGGTGGGCCAGCGGCAGATGGGCAAGAGCAGCCTCCTGCTCGCCGTCCTGCGCCGACTCCAGGCCCGCGCGGACGTGGACGTGCGCTACCTCGAACTGTCCGATGCGGACCTGCACCGCCGGCTCGCACGTGAGCAGAAGGCCCTCCTCCCAGGGGACGCGCTTCCCCCCTTCATGGATCTCGCCTCGGGAACGGCCTCCCGGCCCCGGGTGTGGCTCATCAACGAGGCGGACGGCTTCATCCAGGCGGATGTGCGGGCGAACTACCCGGTGGTGCAGGCCATGCGCGCGCTGTCCGAGGAAGGCCGGGCCTACTTCGTCCTCGCGGGCTTCTGGGACCTGTACCAGGCCGTGGTGCTCGACGAGCGGCAACCGCTGCGCAACTTCGGCGAGCACCTCCGGCTGGAGCCACTGGACGCGCGCTCCGCGCTGGCGCTGGTCACCGAGCCGCTCGCCGCCCTGGGACTGCCGTGGGATGCGCCCACCACGCCCGAGCACCTGCTCCAGCAGGCGGGATGCCGCGCGAACCTGCTCGTGCTCGCCTGCAAGGCGCTGGTGGAGACCCTGCCCCCCGAGGCGCACGTGCTCACCCGCGCGCATCTGGAGCGTGTGCTGCACGAGGACAAGGATCTGCGCGATCAATGCCGCCGCTGGCGTGGAGACCACCCGCTCCATCGAGCCGTGGTCCGCCAGGCACTCCTGCGCGATCGCCCCACCCGGGACGAGGTCCGGCAAGCCCTCAAGGCGCGGGGAACCAACATCTCCGCCGTCGACTTCGACGAAGCCATGGACCACCGGGAGCTGAGCTACGTGCTGGTGCCAGACGGAGAGGGGCGTCTGTATTGCCCCGTGCCACTCATGCGGCGCTACATCGAATCCGAACGCGGGCTGGAGACAGGACTCGCCGAGGATCTCGATGACCTCCGCCGGGGCTTCTCCGAGGTGCCTCCGCCGGCCTGA
- a CDS encoding AHH domain-containing protein: protein MRESSQHGSPTPRFQEGARPPTDEAEAEAAEDKPADEQIRLSLPTRFGAVRVSDFELNEALTTLVLNMPLRVADSHVPFYLHRKLALASVPLTGEEWRTPLARSYGGFCERRGTSGDCLELFKDGPGLDGEDKRDLALALSLDAALEARDAQLRGMFSTTQLWTTLSLTLIGYMALVAAPEPVSKGVAAALALLMWGYLGWELFDLVRAYFQLWEEAAEASTFAELREAGNRFGKVIGPNSVRILLLLGTAAVGETAALVSKAPTLPGFAKAAGALKSHAGIRDVLTAVQEADKVKVAVAEGTFSVVLPANAVSMAARRSPAGADPPKKKPEVHHIATVENSKSTARGGPWTPLFKKLFNKAGMSMEDPANTIPLLGHKGPHPEEYHQLVHKHLKGATDKCSNQQECALALRQALRQLAEEIIREGSRLNKLLTSGASP from the coding sequence ATGCGGGAGAGTTCCCAGCACGGGTCCCCAACACCTCGTTTCCAGGAGGGCGCCCGGCCGCCCACAGATGAAGCGGAGGCCGAGGCGGCGGAGGACAAGCCGGCGGACGAGCAGATTCGCCTCTCCCTGCCCACCCGATTCGGGGCCGTGCGGGTGAGCGACTTCGAACTCAACGAAGCCCTCACCACCCTGGTGCTGAACATGCCGCTGCGGGTGGCCGACTCCCACGTCCCGTTCTACCTCCACCGGAAGTTGGCGCTGGCCTCCGTCCCGCTCACGGGCGAGGAGTGGCGTACCCCATTGGCGCGGTCCTACGGGGGGTTCTGCGAGCGGCGAGGCACGTCGGGCGACTGCCTGGAGTTGTTCAAGGACGGGCCGGGCCTGGACGGTGAGGACAAGCGTGACCTCGCCCTGGCGCTTTCCTTGGATGCGGCGCTGGAGGCCCGGGACGCGCAGCTGCGCGGCATGTTCTCCACGACGCAGCTCTGGACGACGCTGAGCCTCACTCTCATTGGATACATGGCCCTGGTCGCGGCGCCGGAGCCCGTTTCTAAAGGTGTCGCCGCGGCACTGGCCCTGCTCATGTGGGGGTACCTCGGGTGGGAGCTCTTCGACCTGGTGCGGGCCTACTTTCAGCTGTGGGAGGAGGCGGCGGAGGCCAGCACGTTCGCGGAACTGCGCGAGGCGGGTAACCGCTTCGGCAAGGTCATCGGGCCCAACAGCGTGCGGATTCTCCTCCTGCTGGGCACAGCGGCGGTGGGGGAGACGGCGGCGCTCGTGTCCAAGGCCCCAACGCTGCCGGGCTTCGCGAAAGCCGCCGGTGCACTCAAATCGCATGCCGGCATCCGAGACGTGCTCACGGCCGTGCAGGAAGCGGACAAGGTGAAGGTCGCCGTGGCCGAGGGCACCTTCAGTGTCGTCCTGCCCGCCAACGCCGTGAGCATGGCCGCGAGGAGGTCTCCCGCCGGAGCGGACCCGCCCAAGAAGAAGCCGGAGGTGCATCACATCGCGACTGTCGAGAACAGCAAGTCCACTGCGCGAGGCGGGCCATGGACGCCGCTATTCAAGAAACTCTTCAACAAGGCGGGCATGTCGATGGAGGACCCGGCCAATACGATCCCGCTCCTTGGGCACAAGGGGCCTCATCCTGAGGAGTACCATCAACTCGTTCATAAGCACCTGAAAGGTGCGACGGACAAGTGCTCCAACCAGCAGGAGTGCGCGCTTGCATTGAGGCAAGCACTTCGGCAGCTGGCCGAGGAGATCATCAGAGAGGGAAGCAGGCTCAACAAGCTGCTAACCAGCGGGGCATCACCCTAG
- a CDS encoding imm11 family protein, which translates to MTGLYFDLFDDVYIPGRWHLDDPVDQQGQEIRTWQFVRGDPAHVEGRIRIPIYVPGRPLDFSLLAGATIPVVHARVAAMFAELAPGDVQLIPVEVDGQSEPYVLLNITRVVKCIDDEASDEVRHWEPEDGRPDETGQYRSVIGMRIDPSKVGDARVFRTWGWSPAIIISEDIKQALERMGATGAKFKEVTGPSAISAEERARDQKSRELFEQADTAREAAWSSLGSLDKEVFMPIAMSGSWPGHRQLWRVIRREAGRTLLVTHGLSDPFIERLEPSVGFGLELALEVDAAVKDISKGWPLLLLNRVADEVAEHEQVRESVKAGLFSMEVSGKGMPKSLVTEEGRVAVLLGVASRTLPSHFPTPYGEVKLVTVKSLLPSELAYLLEHGAEGQAELARRFAENGEEHLSRLKRKPVA; encoded by the coding sequence ATGACGGGACTGTACTTCGATCTGTTCGATGACGTTTACATCCCGGGTCGCTGGCACCTGGATGATCCCGTGGATCAGCAGGGGCAGGAGATTCGTACCTGGCAGTTCGTACGGGGTGATCCCGCTCACGTCGAAGGGCGGATCCGGATACCCATCTATGTCCCGGGCAGGCCGCTCGACTTCTCCTTGTTGGCGGGTGCAACCATCCCCGTGGTTCATGCCAGGGTGGCGGCCATGTTCGCCGAGCTGGCGCCTGGTGATGTGCAGCTGATTCCGGTGGAGGTGGACGGGCAGAGCGAACCGTACGTCCTGCTCAACATCACGCGTGTCGTGAAGTGCATCGACGATGAGGCATCCGACGAGGTGCGCCACTGGGAGCCGGAGGATGGCAGGCCCGACGAGACAGGCCAGTACAGGTCCGTGATTGGCATGCGCATCGACCCCTCGAAAGTGGGCGATGCCCGAGTGTTCCGTACCTGGGGTTGGAGCCCGGCCATCATCATCTCCGAGGACATCAAGCAGGCCCTGGAGCGCATGGGAGCAACGGGGGCGAAGTTCAAGGAGGTCACCGGCCCGAGCGCCATCAGCGCGGAGGAACGCGCGCGGGACCAGAAAAGCCGCGAGTTGTTCGAGCAGGCGGACACCGCTCGTGAGGCCGCCTGGAGTTCCTTGGGGTCGCTGGACAAGGAGGTCTTCATGCCCATCGCCATGAGCGGCTCGTGGCCGGGCCATCGGCAGCTCTGGCGCGTCATCCGTCGCGAGGCGGGGCGTACGCTGCTGGTCACGCACGGGCTCTCGGACCCCTTCATCGAGCGCCTGGAGCCCTCGGTGGGCTTCGGTCTGGAGCTCGCCCTGGAAGTGGACGCGGCCGTGAAGGACATCTCCAAGGGGTGGCCCCTGCTGCTGTTGAACCGTGTGGCGGATGAAGTCGCCGAGCACGAGCAGGTACGCGAGAGCGTGAAGGCGGGCCTCTTCTCCATGGAGGTGTCCGGTAAGGGAATGCCCAAGTCGCTCGTCACCGAGGAGGGCAGGGTGGCCGTGCTGCTGGGCGTGGCGTCACGTACGCTGCCGAGTCACTTCCCCACGCCGTATGGGGAGGTGAAGCTCGTCACCGTCAAGTCGCTGCTGCCCTCGGAGCTGGCGTACCTGCTGGAGCACGGCGCGGAGGGCCAGGCCGAGCTGGCACGACGCTTCGCGGAGAACGGCGAGGAGCACCTGTCGCGTCTCAAAAGGAAGCCTGTGGCGTAG